A stretch of the bacterium genome encodes the following:
- a CDS encoding CCA tRNA nucleotidyltransferase → MKLILKKIRSLAVSNRIKAYAVGGTVRDILLGKNEFDIDIAVEGDGIAFGRQLQTALGGTFRSHPKFGTSSLILDDLVIDIATCREEEYLAPAKLPCVKSTTLIDDLRRRDFTINSIAMRLFDSKLIDPFEGVKDLEAGIIRILHPNSFVDDPTRLFRALRFVGRFGFKLEPKTALLAKEAVNAGLINKLSPKRITRELVLILSEPARLKILSLLHKFGISKILHLNLPRPTLFKDIESNLKICISLNEPVTVWFVYLLGIIDIKNPSPFLCLTKKELNKIRRVCTILGNLQKLKSARLPSEIYTFLYGSSADELLFVMSAVPLLKPKLIKFLQIYKKVKLQITGRDLNWLGLKAGPLYKELLSAALLAKLDGKIKTKNDELKFVKAYSYTKMTKIRMANDEKSVK, encoded by the coding sequence ATGAAATTGATATTGAAAAAAATTCGTTCTCTCGCCGTCTCTAATCGTATCAAAGCCTACGCAGTAGGTGGGACAGTCCGCGATATTTTATTAGGTAAAAATGAGTTTGACATAGATATAGCAGTAGAAGGTGATGGCATAGCATTTGGTAGGCAACTTCAAACTGCTTTAGGTGGCACTTTTCGTTCTCATCCCAAATTTGGCACTTCTTCTTTAATTCTTGATGACTTAGTAATTGATATAGCAACCTGTAGGGAAGAAGAGTATTTAGCACCTGCAAAACTTCCCTGTGTGAAATCAACTACTTTAATTGACGACCTAAGACGTCGTGATTTCACAATAAATTCAATAGCGATGAGGTTATTTGATAGCAAGTTGATAGACCCATTTGAGGGTGTAAAAGATTTAGAGGCTGGTATAATAAGAATACTTCATCCAAATAGTTTTGTAGATGACCCGACAAGGCTATTTCGTGCACTCCGCTTTGTTGGTAGGTTTGGCTTTAAACTTGAGCCTAAAACTGCTCTTTTAGCTAAAGAGGCTGTGAATGCAGGGCTTATTAATAAATTAAGCCCTAAAAGGATAACTCGTGAACTTGTTTTAATTCTGAGCGAGCCTGCAAGATTAAAAATACTAAGCCTTTTGCATAAATTTGGCATTTCGAAAATTTTGCATCTCAATCTTCCTCGTCCTACATTATTTAAAGATATTGAATCAAATCTCAAAATTTGCATTTCACTTAACGAGCCTGTAACTGTCTGGTTTGTATATTTGTTAGGAATTATAGATATTAAAAATCCATCTCCTTTTCTTTGTTTAACAAAAAAAGAGCTGAACAAAATCAGGCGTGTTTGTACAATTTTAGGAAACTTACAAAAGCTAAAATCTGCTCGTCTTCCAAGCGAGATATACACTTTCCTTTACGGTTCCTCTGCTGATGAACTTTTGTTTGTGATGTCAGCTGTTCCATTACTGAAACCGAAGCTTATTAAATTCTTACAAATTTATAAAAAAGTAAAGCTCCAAATCACAGGTCGCGACTTAAATTGGCTTGGCTTAAAAGCCGGTCCTTTGTATAAAGAGTTACTTTCTGCTGCTCTTCTTGCAAAATTAGACGGCAAAATTAAGACTAAAAACGATGAACTTAAATTTGTAAAAGCATATAGCTATACAAAAATGACAAAAATCCGAATGGCGAATGACGAAAAAAGTGTAAAATAA